A window of Acinetobacter sp. TR3 contains these coding sequences:
- a CDS encoding DUF4349 domain-containing protein codes for MSDLAKQLAIILVVSSTIVGCSKKEEGAASDASVATESAAPNSETIRANAAKNPEQLVSTQQSALEQSRQLVKTAQLQFEVKDVQKTTAILEQQLLKQNGYIEEKQVNYQVSDSSQRERLDGHIDVYEKIIPTVQLTIRVPNEQVTAFLNSLLPLMLNFNNQSYEAKRYELKLLEEKLNTANQSPSTSNTVNNQLQQLTQLEVKDRLAYSTIRIEYFQQAQVRKTQDLNIHRIAHLDSEPLMTRIADAFKIGLSYFKETILWLIQFWAFFLVIVAVWFIRKAYKSRKQNS; via the coding sequence ATGTCAGATTTAGCAAAACAATTAGCAATTATTTTAGTCGTCAGTAGTACGATTGTCGGCTGCTCGAAAAAAGAAGAAGGTGCTGCAAGTGATGCATCTGTAGCGACAGAAAGTGCGGCGCCTAATAGTGAAACAATTCGAGCAAATGCAGCAAAAAATCCTGAACAGCTGGTCAGCACACAACAAAGTGCTCTCGAACAAAGCCGACAATTAGTAAAAACAGCTCAACTGCAATTTGAAGTCAAAGATGTTCAAAAAACGACGGCTATACTTGAACAGCAACTCCTCAAACAAAATGGCTATATCGAAGAAAAACAAGTGAATTATCAGGTTAGTGATAGTTCGCAGCGCGAACGTCTCGATGGTCATATAGATGTTTATGAAAAAATCATCCCTACCGTACAACTTACGATTCGTGTTCCAAATGAACAAGTTACTGCCTTTTTGAATAGCCTGTTGCCTTTGATGTTGAACTTTAATAATCAAAGCTATGAAGCTAAGCGATATGAACTGAAACTGTTAGAAGAAAAACTTAATACTGCAAATCAAAGCCCTAGCACATCGAATACTGTCAATAATCAACTTCAACAATTGACTCAACTTGAAGTCAAAGATCGATTGGCTTACAGCACAATACGCATCGAATATTTTCAACAAGCACAGGTTCGCAAAACTCAAGATTTAAACATTCATCGTATTGCACATCTCGATAGCGAACCTTTAATGACTCGGATAGCCGATGCATTCAAAATTGGGCTTTCTTATTTTAAAGAAACTATTTTGTGGCTGATCCAATTCTGGGCGTTTTTCCTTGTAATTGTTGCCGTTTGGTTTATTCGTAAAGCCTATAAATCTAGAAAACAAAACAGCTAA
- a CDS encoding NAD(P)H-dependent oxidoreductase, producing MSNILIINGAKQFAHSNGELNDTLTDFSESHLKALGHTVQVTRTDSDYDIQAEIEKYLWADVVIYQMPGWWMGAPWTMKKYIDDVFTIGHGSLYASDGRSRSDASKKYGSGGLIQGKKYMLSLTWNAPMEAFTDPDQFFHGVGVDGVYLPFHKANQFLGMESLPTFIVNDVIKMPDVPSYIEAYKAHLDQFFATAH from the coding sequence ATGAGCAATATTTTAATTATTAATGGCGCTAAACAATTCGCTCACTCAAATGGTGAATTGAATGACACTCTGACTGACTTTTCAGAATCACATTTAAAAGCTTTAGGTCATACTGTACAAGTGACACGTACCGACAGTGACTATGACATCCAAGCAGAAATTGAAAAATATTTATGGGCAGATGTGGTGATCTATCAAATGCCAGGTTGGTGGATGGGTGCACCATGGACAATGAAAAAATATATTGATGATGTTTTTACGATTGGTCATGGTTCCCTCTATGCAAGCGATGGACGTAGCCGTTCTGATGCTTCTAAAAAGTATGGTTCAGGTGGCTTGATTCAAGGTAAAAAATACATGTTGTCGTTGACATGGAACGCACCAATGGAAGCGTTCACTGATCCTGACCAATTCTTTCACGGTGTGGGTGTAGATGGCGTGTATTTACCTTTTCATAAAGCCAATCAATTCTTGGGTATGGAATCATTACCTACATTTATCGTGAATGATGTAATCAAAATGCCTGATGTCCCAAGCTACATCGAAGCTTATAAAGCACATTTAGATCAGTTTTTTGCGACTGCACATTAA
- a CDS encoding putative quinol monooxygenase: MLTIIAEIQTHAGAEHRQAVLDAFQKIIPTVLAEDGCHGYAPLIDHMPAIAMQTQDENSIVMLEQWESTAHLEAHMQTAHMLKHFEATKAHVANVKVRILENGI, from the coding sequence ATGTTGACAATTATTGCAGAAATTCAGACACATGCAGGTGCAGAACACCGCCAAGCAGTGCTAGATGCTTTCCAAAAAATCATTCCAACTGTACTGGCAGAGGATGGTTGTCATGGCTATGCCCCATTGATTGATCACATGCCAGCGATTGCTATGCAGACGCAAGATGAAAATAGCATTGTGATGTTAGAACAATGGGAAAGTACCGCTCACCTTGAAGCACATATGCAAACGGCACATATGCTGAAGCATTTTGAAGCGACCAAAGCGCATGTGGCTAATGTCAAAGTGCGTATTTTGGAAAATGGGATTTAG
- a CDS encoding nucleotidyltransferase domain-containing protein: protein MNIHHEIEKLFEQRQDLPLFYIESGSRLWGMASPDSDYDVRGFHLPSKDQYFDYKKYRDLIEIMDGDFDFVSYDLDKMFGLLAKSNPTVLEWVRAHIVYFNAFPEWQTFRDGLIERIDYSALYHHYLSLAKGGMKVMQTADNFTYKKVFYSIRGLMSAELATQKVMPELLITDLFAQVSEHDPLRHWAEDYLEIKKQQKEKAQLPEAEQAAILNLLETKIEQLAAKEMQKADRREGLERYLTEYSRHLKQYYYQ from the coding sequence ATGAACATCCATCACGAAATCGAAAAACTATTCGAACAACGCCAAGACCTTCCATTGTTTTATATTGAAAGTGGTAGTCGTTTATGGGGGATGGCTAGCCCTGACAGTGACTATGATGTGCGCGGTTTTCATTTGCCGAGTAAAGACCAGTATTTTGACTATAAAAAGTATCGTGATCTAATTGAAATCATGGACGGTGATTTTGATTTCGTTTCTTATGATCTTGATAAAATGTTTGGATTACTGGCAAAAAGTAACCCAACGGTATTGGAATGGGTCAGAGCACATATTGTTTATTTTAATGCTTTTCCAGAATGGCAAACCTTTCGCGATGGACTGATTGAGCGAATCGACTATAGTGCGCTATATCACCACTACCTATCGCTGGCGAAAGGTGGTATGAAAGTGATGCAAACGGCGGATAATTTTACTTATAAGAAAGTATTTTATTCAATTCGTGGTTTGATGTCGGCAGAGTTAGCTACCCAAAAAGTCATGCCTGAATTATTGATTACCGATTTATTTGCGCAAGTCTCTGAGCATGATCCATTACGTCATTGGGCAGAGGATTATTTAGAAATTAAAAAACAGCAGAAAGAAAAAGCCCAACTTCCTGAAGCGGAACAAGCCGCTATTCTGAATTTACTTGAAACTAAGATTGAGCAGTTGGCTGCTAAAGAGATGCAAAAAGCTGATCGTCGAGAGGGCTTAGAGCGTTATTTAACGGAGTATAGCCGACATTTGAAGCAGTATTATTATCAGTAA
- a CDS encoding FAD-binding oxidoreductase, with product MNASVALTPELLTQLTAIVGENRIKTDADSLENWGRDHTKHFDPNPSVIVFPSSTEQVQSIVKLANQFNVAITPSGGRTGLSAGAVANNGEIVISFDKMNQILEFLPADRMVRVQAGVVTEQLQNYAEQQGMYYPVDFASTGSSQIGGNIGTNAGGIKVIKYGMTRNWVLGLTVVTGKGDILRLNKGMIKNATGYALQHLFIGGEGTLGLVTEAEIKLERKPQNLQVMVLGTPDFEAVMPVLHAFQKEIDLTAFEFFGEVAMQKVLDRGHVQRPFETTCPFYVLLEFEAPYEPIMDKAMQIFEHCMEQGWVIDGVMSQSLEQAQSLWRLREDISESIAPYIPYKNDISVLITHVPAFISEIDAIVADNYPDFEICWFGHIGDGNLHLNILKPENLTKDEFFAKCQVVNKYVFETVKKYDGSISAEHGVGMTKKPYLEYSRSPEEIEYMKALKLAFDPNGIMNPGKLFDL from the coding sequence ATGAATGCTTCAGTCGCTTTGACACCTGAATTATTGACCCAATTGACGGCAATTGTAGGTGAAAACCGTATTAAAACCGATGCTGACAGTTTAGAAAATTGGGGGCGAGATCATACTAAACATTTTGATCCGAACCCATCAGTCATCGTTTTTCCATCAAGTACTGAACAAGTTCAGTCGATTGTAAAACTTGCCAATCAATTCAATGTTGCGATTACGCCATCGGGTGGTCGTACAGGTTTATCGGCTGGTGCTGTGGCGAATAATGGCGAAATCGTAATTAGTTTCGACAAGATGAATCAAATCTTAGAATTTTTGCCAGCGGATCGTATGGTTCGCGTTCAAGCGGGTGTTGTGACTGAACAATTACAAAATTATGCCGAACAACAAGGCATGTATTACCCAGTTGATTTTGCATCGACAGGTTCTAGTCAAATTGGTGGAAATATCGGAACCAATGCAGGCGGTATTAAAGTCATCAAATACGGCATGACACGTAACTGGGTACTTGGCTTAACAGTTGTGACGGGTAAAGGCGATATTTTACGTTTAAACAAAGGCATGATTAAAAATGCGACGGGTTATGCCTTGCAGCATTTGTTTATCGGTGGTGAAGGCACATTAGGTTTAGTGACTGAGGCTGAGATTAAACTTGAGCGTAAGCCACAAAACTTACAAGTGATGGTATTGGGTACGCCTGACTTTGAAGCGGTAATGCCTGTATTACATGCTTTCCAAAAAGAAATCGACTTAACTGCATTCGAGTTCTTTGGTGAAGTGGCAATGCAAAAAGTCTTGGATCGTGGTCATGTACAGCGTCCATTTGAAACAACTTGCCCATTCTATGTATTACTCGAATTTGAAGCGCCGTATGAACCAATCATGGACAAAGCGATGCAGATTTTTGAGCATTGTATGGAACAAGGTTGGGTGATTGATGGCGTAATGAGCCAAAGCTTAGAACAAGCACAGAGCCTATGGCGTTTACGTGAAGATATTTCGGAATCGATTGCGCCGTATATTCCTTATAAGAATGATATTTCAGTGTTGATTACGCATGTGCCAGCGTTTATCTCAGAAATTGATGCGATCGTTGCAGACAACTATCCAGATTTTGAAATCTGCTGGTTTGGTCATATTGGTGACGGTAACTTGCACTTAAATATTTTAAAACCTGAAAACTTAACTAAAGACGAATTCTTTGCGAAGTGTCAGGTTGTGAATAAATATGTGTTTGAGACTGTGAAAAAATATGATGGTTCGATCTCTGCCGAGCATGGTGTGGGGATGACCAAGAAACCATATTTAGAATATTCACGTTCGCCTGAAGAAATTGAATATATGAAAGCATTAAAATTGGCATTTGACCCGAATGGGATTATGAACCCAGGTAAATTATTTGATCTTTAA
- the serA gene encoding phosphoglycerate dehydrogenase, whose product MSQHLSLPKDKIRFLLLEGVHQNAIDTLNAAGYTNIDYHKTALEGEALKEAIKDAHFVGIRSRTQLTEEIFEAANKLIAVGCFCIGTNQVDLKAAMSRGIPVFNAPYSNTRSVAELVLAEAILLLRRVPEKSKDTHAGGWNKSAVGSFETRGKTLGIIGYGSIGSQLSVLAESLGMKVCYYDAVTKLPLGNARQVGSLDELLETADVVSLHVPDVPSTRNFFKKEQFAKMKEGSIFINAARGTCVIIEDLADAIKSGHIAGAAVDVFPKEPKANGEEFVSPLRGLDNVILTPHVGGSTMEAQANIGLEVAEKFVAYSDKGMTLSAVNFPEIALPLSDGQHRLLHIHKNVPGVLSKINTLFAEQGINISGQSLMTKGDIGYLVMDVDASASQEALDTLSQVEGTIRVRVLF is encoded by the coding sequence ATGAGCCAACATCTATCACTACCGAAAGACAAAATCCGTTTCCTTTTGTTAGAAGGTGTGCACCAAAATGCCATCGATACATTAAACGCTGCGGGTTATACCAACATCGACTACCACAAAACTGCACTTGAAGGTGAAGCTTTAAAAGAAGCGATCAAAGATGCTCATTTTGTTGGTATTCGTTCGCGTACTCAATTGACTGAAGAAATCTTTGAAGCAGCGAATAAATTGATTGCGGTAGGTTGTTTCTGTATCGGTACCAACCAAGTCGATTTAAAAGCAGCGATGTCTCGTGGTATCCCTGTTTTCAACGCACCATATTCAAATACACGTTCGGTTGCAGAATTGGTTCTTGCTGAAGCAATTTTATTACTTCGTCGTGTACCTGAGAAATCAAAAGATACACATGCAGGCGGTTGGAACAAATCTGCGGTTGGTTCTTTTGAAACGCGTGGTAAGACTCTAGGTATTATTGGCTACGGTTCAATTGGTTCACAACTTTCAGTTTTAGCTGAAAGCTTAGGTATGAAAGTTTGCTATTATGATGCGGTAACTAAATTACCGTTAGGTAATGCACGCCAAGTGGGTTCATTGGATGAGCTTTTAGAAACTGCTGATGTAGTTTCTTTACACGTTCCAGATGTTCCTTCTACACGTAACTTCTTCAAAAAAGAACAGTTCGCGAAAATGAAAGAAGGTTCGATCTTCATTAATGCTGCACGTGGTACATGTGTAATTATTGAAGATTTGGCAGATGCGATTAAATCTGGTCACATTGCTGGCGCAGCGGTTGACGTATTCCCGAAAGAGCCAAAAGCCAATGGTGAAGAATTCGTTTCTCCACTTCGTGGCTTAGACAACGTGATTTTAACACCGCACGTAGGTGGTTCTACGATGGAAGCGCAAGCAAACATCGGTTTAGAAGTTGCTGAAAAATTCGTTGCATATTCAGATAAAGGTATGACGCTTTCTGCGGTGAATTTCCCAGAAATCGCATTACCACTTTCTGATGGCCAACACCGTTTACTGCACATCCACAAAAACGTTCCGGGTGTGTTGTCTAAAATCAATACATTATTTGCGGAACAAGGCATCAATATCTCTGGTCAATCTTTAATGACCAAAGGTGATATTGGTTATCTAGTTATGGATGTTGACGCATCTGCTTCTCAAGAAGCACTTGATACCTTAAGCCAAGTTGAAGGCACAATTCGTGTACGTGTATTGTTCTAA
- a CDS encoding EamA family transporter: MLKTPLHALLLLMIAMLCVQGSGSLAKILFQSFPVLTVSAMRLFFGAIILALIFKIWTINFKVVRWKAILSYGFALAGMNALFYLSLERLPLGLAVAFEFIGPLSVALFHARQKYDFIWVGCAILGLVLLFPLQQAQQGLDLIGVCFAIGAGACWALYIIAGQKPSGISGNHTVCLGMSIGMLCLLPFAAFSGAIDRVFELPNLYYFIGLAILASALPFTLEMIALRSLTPLSFGTLMSLEPAVAALSGFIFLGETLLWNQWLALATIIAASIGCTFTTQHARQQKQAQ; the protein is encoded by the coding sequence ATGTTAAAAACCCCACTTCATGCCTTATTGTTGTTAATGATTGCCATGCTGTGTGTACAAGGAAGCGGTTCTTTAGCCAAAATTCTATTCCAAAGTTTCCCAGTCCTTACTGTATCAGCCATGCGTCTGTTTTTTGGTGCGATCATCTTGGCATTGATTTTTAAAATTTGGACGATCAATTTCAAAGTGGTTCGTTGGAAAGCGATTCTCAGCTATGGTTTTGCACTTGCTGGCATGAATGCCCTGTTCTATTTATCACTGGAGCGTTTACCTTTGGGCTTAGCAGTTGCCTTTGAATTTATTGGGCCACTCAGTGTGGCGCTGTTTCATGCACGACAAAAATATGATTTCATCTGGGTCGGTTGTGCCATTCTTGGCTTGGTTCTATTATTTCCTCTACAACAAGCACAACAAGGTCTTGATTTAATCGGTGTTTGCTTTGCCATCGGTGCAGGTGCATGTTGGGCGCTGTACATTATTGCAGGACAGAAGCCATCAGGTATTTCTGGTAATCATACGGTTTGTTTAGGCATGAGTATTGGTATGCTGTGCCTACTTCCTTTCGCAGCCTTTTCAGGCGCAATAGATCGAGTGTTTGAACTACCCAATTTATACTATTTTATTGGGCTTGCGATTTTAGCCAGTGCCTTACCTTTTACGCTAGAAATGATTGCTTTGCGCAGTTTAACCCCACTGAGCTTTGGTACATTAATGAGCTTAGAACCTGCCGTAGCAGCACTCTCAGGCTTCATCTTTTTGGGTGAAACTTTGCTTTGGAATCAATGGCTCGCTTTAGCAACGATTATAGCTGCATCGATCGGTTGTACTTTTACCACTCAACATGCTCGACAACAGAAACAGGCTCAATAA
- a CDS encoding EamA family transporter, with translation MKNIQLVAVLYMVLSMVAYQISASFAKQLIATLDPLTVTILRLCFATILVAIMFRSWKVIAKLKYLKWRDLLLYSASLGCMNILFYSSLGKLPQGIAVGLEFIGPLGLALLSIKQRSDYIWVAFAVLGIALMVPWHDTNTQHFSYLGAACALGAGLFWAFYIYFGHRVVQQNIGMHALTIAIGLSALTLLPFGLWSNAPALLDTQYWGKALIIAILATAIPYALDLMALKRLSKLSYGTLSSLAPALAALAGLVLLHEQISMIQWFALLCIMIASIGVTLRGEKSQTQ, from the coding sequence ATGAAAAATATTCAGTTGGTCGCTGTGCTATACATGGTTCTTTCCATGGTGGCTTATCAAATCAGTGCTTCATTTGCTAAACAACTGATTGCGACACTTGATCCGCTTACAGTCACAATATTACGCCTGTGTTTTGCGACTATTCTAGTTGCCATCATGTTCCGTTCATGGAAAGTGATCGCTAAACTGAAATATCTAAAATGGCGAGATTTACTGCTATATAGCGCTTCTTTGGGCTGTATGAATATCTTGTTTTATAGCTCTTTAGGGAAGCTGCCTCAAGGCATTGCGGTCGGTTTAGAATTTATCGGCCCTCTTGGTTTAGCTTTACTTTCAATTAAGCAACGTAGTGATTACATCTGGGTAGCTTTTGCCGTCTTAGGAATTGCACTGATGGTGCCTTGGCATGATACAAATACTCAGCATTTTTCTTATCTTGGCGCAGCCTGTGCTTTAGGTGCTGGATTATTTTGGGCATTTTATATTTATTTCGGACATCGAGTTGTGCAACAGAATATTGGGATGCATGCCTTAACCATCGCAATTGGTTTATCTGCCCTGACCTTACTTCCATTTGGTCTGTGGAGTAATGCACCTGCTCTACTCGACACTCAATATTGGGGTAAAGCGTTAATCATTGCGATCCTAGCGACTGCGATTCCATATGCACTTGATCTCATGGCGCTAAAACGTTTAAGTAAACTCAGCTATGGTACGCTTTCAAGCCTTGCACCTGCACTTGCGGCTTTAGCTGGACTGGTATTACTGCATGAACAAATTAGCATGATTCAGTGGTTCGCACTTCTCTGTATCATGATCGCATCTATTGGAGTGACCTTACGTGGTGAAAAATCTCAAACTCAGTAA
- a CDS encoding hemerythrin domain-containing protein, with protein MNIFEALRESHEQQRNLAERLIQTSGHTQEREHIFKQLKNELYAHSVAEDRYLYIPLMFDDVGLDITRHALSEHHEMDELIEKLEETDMSNPSWLATAKQLSEKVHHHLKEEEHKFFQQAGKILGDDEKEKLGKKYLTEYQKYKNADS; from the coding sequence ATGAATATATTTGAGGCACTCAGAGAAAGCCACGAACAACAACGTAACTTAGCTGAACGATTAATTCAGACCAGCGGACATACTCAAGAAAGGGAACATATATTTAAACAGCTTAAGAATGAACTCTATGCGCATTCAGTTGCCGAAGACCGCTATTTATATATTCCTTTAATGTTTGATGATGTGGGTTTAGATATTACCCGCCATGCTTTATCTGAGCATCATGAAATGGATGAACTGATTGAAAAATTAGAAGAAACTGATATGAGTAATCCAAGTTGGTTAGCGACAGCAAAACAATTAAGTGAAAAAGTCCATCATCATTTAAAGGAAGAGGAACATAAATTTTTCCAACAAGCTGGAAAAATTTTAGGGGATGATGAAAAGGAAAAACTAGGTAAAAAATATCTTACTGAATATCAGAAATATAAAAATGCAGATAGCTAA
- a CDS encoding sulfite exporter TauE/SafE family protein → MEWELILSLVFFAFCAGTIDAAVGGGGLIQIPALMGALPQTAPATLFGTNKLASIFGTGSAALSFVRRVKLQWSLLWVIAIFAFISAYVGAACVSLVPTHILRPIVLVMLIVIAIYTFMKKQFGQVHVDQHITPKLLFFAALGSLAIGFYDGIFGPGTGSFFIFFFIRFLQVDFLHASALSKIGNFMTNLAALSFFIPAGHIFFQLGFMMAAANIAGSLLGVRLALKYGSGFIRILFLILVSILICRLAYQIFVAV, encoded by the coding sequence ATGGAATGGGAGCTGATTCTGAGTCTTGTGTTCTTTGCATTCTGTGCGGGAACAATTGATGCGGCAGTTGGTGGTGGTGGGTTAATTCAGATTCCAGCATTAATGGGTGCATTACCACAAACGGCTCCTGCAACATTATTTGGAACAAATAAACTGGCTTCTATTTTTGGAACGGGTTCTGCAGCTCTTTCATTTGTACGTCGAGTAAAGTTGCAGTGGTCATTATTATGGGTGATCGCAATTTTTGCTTTTATCAGTGCGTATGTAGGTGCAGCCTGCGTTTCACTGGTGCCTACTCATATATTAAGACCAATTGTCTTAGTTATGCTGATTGTAATTGCAATTTATACCTTTATGAAAAAGCAATTTGGGCAAGTACATGTTGATCAGCACATCACACCAAAATTATTATTTTTTGCCGCATTGGGTAGTTTAGCGATTGGTTTCTATGATGGAATCTTTGGTCCAGGTACAGGCAGCTTCTTTATCTTCTTTTTTATTCGCTTTCTTCAAGTCGATTTTTTACATGCTTCTGCATTATCCAAGATTGGTAATTTTATGACTAATCTAGCGGCACTGAGTTTTTTTATTCCCGCAGGGCATATCTTCTTTCAGCTTGGTTTTATGATGGCAGCAGCCAATATTGCAGGTTCATTATTGGGTGTACGTTTGGCTTTGAAATACGGTAGTGGTTTTATTCGTATTTTATTTTTGATTTTGGTCAGTATTTTAATTTGTCGGTTGGCTTATCAAATCTTTGTTGCAGTTTAA